One genomic window of Rhodanobacteraceae bacterium includes the following:
- a CDS encoding TCR/Tet family MFS transporter: MTAHAAPRQAALIFIFVTVALDILAIGLIIPVLPPLIAGFFPNAAEGAAVYGWFVTVFALMQFLASPLLGALSDRFGRRPVILLSNLGLGLDYILMALAQTLPLLFLGRIIGGITSASIATANAYIADVTPPERRAASFGMLGAAFGLGFVIGPAVGGLLGSVDPRLPFWVAAALSLLNFLYGYFVLPESLPARRHHRFEWKRANPVGSLLWLKQFPQVFGLAAASFLSVLAHVVFPATFVLYAGHRYGWNERDIGFTLAFVGVLSALVQAVLVRRLIPRIGERRALLAGFGFAVVGFIGYGWAPTGPWLWAVMPLLALWGLAGPSVQALMTRQIDPTEQGRLQGAVASLGAVAGIIGPYVFTHIYAAGIDPARGWNLPGVAFYLAAALVLGALVIGNLASRERT, from the coding sequence GTGACCGCCCACGCCGCGCCGCGCCAGGCCGCGCTGATCTTCATCTTCGTCACCGTGGCGCTGGACATCCTGGCGATCGGGCTGATCATCCCGGTGCTGCCGCCGCTGATCGCCGGCTTCTTCCCGAATGCGGCCGAAGGCGCCGCGGTGTACGGCTGGTTCGTCACCGTGTTTGCGCTGATGCAGTTCCTCGCCTCGCCGCTGCTGGGCGCGCTGTCGGACCGCTTCGGGCGCCGGCCGGTGATCCTGTTGAGCAACCTGGGCCTCGGCCTCGATTACATCCTGATGGCGCTGGCGCAGACCCTGCCGCTGCTGTTCCTCGGACGCATCATCGGCGGCATCACCTCGGCGAGCATCGCCACCGCGAATGCCTATATCGCGGATGTCACGCCGCCCGAAAGGCGTGCGGCGAGCTTCGGCATGCTCGGCGCGGCCTTCGGGCTGGGATTCGTCATCGGGCCGGCGGTCGGCGGGCTCCTGGGCAGCGTCGATCCGCGCCTGCCGTTCTGGGTCGCGGCTGCGCTGTCGCTGCTGAACTTCCTGTACGGCTACTTCGTCCTGCCAGAGTCGCTCCCGGCCAGGCGCCATCACCGTTTCGAGTGGAAGCGCGCCAATCCGGTCGGCTCGCTGCTGTGGCTGAAGCAGTTCCCGCAGGTGTTCGGACTGGCCGCCGCGAGCTTCCTCTCGGTGTTGGCGCACGTGGTGTTTCCGGCGACCTTCGTGCTCTATGCCGGACACCGCTACGGCTGGAACGAGCGCGATATCGGCTTCACCCTCGCTTTCGTTGGCGTGCTCTCGGCGCTGGTGCAGGCGGTGCTGGTGCGTCGCCTGATCCCGCGCATCGGCGAGCGCCGCGCGCTGCTGGCCGGATTCGGCTTCGCGGTGGTCGGCTTCATCGGCTATGGCTGGGCGCCGACCGGCCCGTGGCTGTGGGCGGTGATGCCGCTGCTGGCCCTGTGGGGACTGGCCGGCCCCTCGGTGCAGGCGCTGATGACGCGCCAGATCGACCCCACCGAGCAGGGCCGACTGCAGGGCGCGGTAGCCAGCCTCGGCGCGGTCGCCGGGATCATCGGCCCCTACGTCTTCACCCACATCTACGCCGCCGGCATCGACCCTGCCCGCGGCTGGAACCTCCCGGGCGTGGCCTTCTACCTCGCCGCGGCGCTGGTGCTCGGCGCGCTGGTGATCGGCAACCTGGCGAGCCGGGAGCGGACGTGA
- the recQ gene encoding DNA helicase RecQ, with amino-acid sequence MTDSPRQLLRRVFGFDDFRGPQREIVEHVVAGGDALVLMPTGGGKSLCYQVPALLRRRGTTIVVSPLIALMQDQVAALTQLGVRAAFLNSTLDAGSALDVERQLVEGELDLLYVAPERLLTARFLGLLERASLALFAIDEAHCVSQWGHDFRPEYRQLTVLHERWPQVPRIALTATADAPTRAEIVERLALHEARQFVSSFDRPNIRYRVEEKRDGRKQLLSFLRGRPGQSGIVYALSRRKVDETAEFLRAEGIHALAYHAGMDASVRAHNQTRFLREDGVVMVATIAFGMGIDKPDVRFVAHMDLPKSMEGYYQETGRAGRDGDPAEAWMVYGLGDVVLLRQMIDNSEAGDERKRLERSKLDALLAYCESVRCRRQVLLGYFGEQHPGQCGNCDNCLEPPETWNATEAAQKALSCVYRTGQRFGVSHLTDVLLGHETERVVDLGHTKLSTFGVGTELDERQWKGVFRQLVAGGLLDVEPGSYGSLRLATAARPLLRGQTELWLRREREKKKAPKTRFSVSAHPADDSLFERLRELRGKLAREQNVPAYVIFHDATLRAIASERPYTLTQLGEVQGVGARKLERYGEAVLELVRAAD; translated from the coding sequence ATGACCGACTCCCCGCGCCAGCTCCTCCGCCGGGTCTTCGGCTTCGACGATTTCCGCGGTCCGCAGCGGGAGATCGTCGAGCACGTCGTGGCGGGCGGGGATGCGCTGGTGCTCATGCCCACGGGCGGAGGCAAGTCGCTGTGCTACCAGGTGCCGGCGCTGTTGCGGCGGCGGGGCACCACCATCGTGGTGTCGCCGCTGATCGCGCTGATGCAGGACCAGGTCGCGGCACTGACCCAGCTCGGGGTGCGCGCGGCCTTCCTGAACTCGACGCTGGATGCCGGCAGCGCGCTGGATGTCGAGCGCCAGCTGGTCGAGGGTGAACTGGACCTGCTGTACGTCGCGCCCGAGCGCTTGCTGACAGCGCGCTTCCTCGGCCTGCTGGAGCGCGCCTCGCTGGCGCTGTTCGCGATCGACGAGGCGCACTGCGTGTCGCAGTGGGGGCACGACTTCCGCCCGGAGTACCGCCAGCTGACGGTGCTGCACGAGCGCTGGCCGCAGGTGCCGCGGATCGCGCTGACCGCAACCGCCGACGCGCCAACCCGCGCCGAGATCGTCGAGCGCCTGGCGCTGCACGAGGCGCGCCAGTTCGTCAGCTCCTTCGACCGCCCGAACATCCGCTACCGCGTCGAGGAAAAGCGCGACGGGCGCAAGCAGTTGCTCAGCTTCCTGCGCGGACGGCCGGGCCAGTCGGGCATCGTCTACGCGCTGTCGCGGCGCAAGGTGGACGAGACGGCCGAGTTCCTGCGCGCCGAGGGCATCCATGCGCTGGCCTACCACGCCGGCATGGACGCCAGCGTGCGTGCGCACAACCAGACCCGCTTCCTGCGCGAGGACGGCGTGGTGATGGTGGCTACGATCGCCTTCGGCATGGGCATCGACAAGCCGGATGTGCGCTTCGTCGCGCACATGGACCTGCCCAAGTCGATGGAAGGCTACTACCAGGAAACCGGCCGCGCCGGGCGCGATGGCGACCCGGCCGAAGCCTGGATGGTCTATGGCCTGGGCGATGTGGTGCTGCTGCGCCAGATGATCGACAACTCCGAGGCCGGCGACGAGCGCAAGCGGCTGGAACGCAGCAAGCTCGACGCGCTGCTCGCCTACTGCGAGAGCGTGCGCTGCCGGCGCCAGGTGCTGCTGGGCTACTTCGGCGAGCAGCACCCGGGCCAGTGCGGCAACTGCGACAACTGCCTGGAGCCGCCCGAAACCTGGAACGCCACCGAGGCCGCGCAGAAAGCGCTGTCCTGTGTCTACCGCACCGGCCAGCGCTTCGGCGTCAGCCACCTGACCGATGTGCTGCTCGGTCACGAGACCGAACGCGTGGTCGACCTCGGTCACACCAAGCTGTCGACCTTCGGCGTCGGCACCGAGCTGGACGAGCGCCAGTGGAAGGGCGTGTTCCGCCAACTGGTCGCCGGCGGCCTGCTCGACGTGGAACCCGGCAGCTACGGCTCTTTGCGCCTGGCCACCGCGGCGCGCCCGCTGCTGCGCGGCCAGACCGAGCTGTGGCTGCGCCGCGAGCGCGAGAAGAAGAAAGCGCCGAAAACCCGCTTCAGCGTCTCCGCCCACCCGGCCGACGACAGCCTTTTCGAGCGCCTGCGCGAGCTGCGCGGCAAGCTGGCACGCGAGCAGAACGTGCCCGCCTACGTGATCTTCCACGACGCCACCCTGCGCGCCATCGCCAGCGAGCGCCCCTACACCCTGACGCAGCTCGGCGAGGTGCAGGGCGTCGGCGCACGCAAGCTCGAGCGCTATGGAGAGGCCGTGCTGGAACTGGTGCGGGCGGCGGATTGA